The following proteins are encoded in a genomic region of Pseudorca crassidens isolate mPseCra1 chromosome 5, mPseCra1.hap1, whole genome shotgun sequence:
- the DPPA4 gene encoding developmental pluripotency-associated protein 4: MESAKNKECNSTKKTEEEYMSCKFKRTSVDVEEGQGASGKPDILENSAKRTKRKRSIKNNRACCPRKMPQCCDSVKPQKKTMPIPPLPSILPPVNLIHRDVVRAWCQQLKLSTKGPKLDGYKRLCEHAYPHQKNIPATAEEARILSLARRKSKMDEGELPLECSDEKMSSEVAAPPEEGAPALEEVPALEGDPTLQEVVSTSASDPGTVFASWSRMTARAIKMESVQSQETCGVWWCVVHGRGLPANTEGWVHLQFHAGQAWVPEKRRRVSALFLPPAGNHPPPHLEDNMLCPECVHRNKVLMKSLQ; encoded by the exons ATGGAGAGTGCAAAGAACAAGGAG TGCAACTCCAcaaagaagacagaggaagaataTATGAGCTGCAAATTCAAACGTACATCAGTAGATGTCGAAGAGGGACAGGGGGCTTCTGGTAAACCAGATATACTAGAAAACTCGGCAAAGAGgaccaaaagaaaaagatctataaaaaataacAGAG CTTGTTGTCCACGAAAAATGCCACAATGTTGTGACAGTGTGAAACCTCAGAAGAAGACGATGCCAATTCCTCCTTTACCTTCTATACTGCCGCCTGTCAATCTGATTCATAGGGATGTTGTGCGCGCTTGGTGCCAGCAGTTAAAACTAAGCACCAAAGGCCCG AAACTAGACGGATATAAACGACTCTGTGAACATGCCTACCCTCATCAAAAA AACATTCCTGCCACAGCCGAGGAGGCCAGGATCCTATCACTAGCgagaagaaaatcaaagatgGACGAGGGGGAACTACCTCTGGAATGTTCTGATGAAAAGATGTCTTCTGAAGTGGCTGCTCCTCCTGAGGAGGGAGCTCCTGCCCTTGAAGAAGTTCCTGCCCTTGAAGGAGATCCTACTCTTCAGGAAGTTGTATCGACTTCTGCCTCTGACCCAGGAACTGTGTTTGCCTCTTGGAGCAGAATGACGGCCAGGGCCATAAAGATGGAGTCGGTGCAATCACAGGAGACCTGTG gGGTCTGGTGGTGTGTGGTTCACGGGAGAGGTCTCCCTGCTAACACAGAGGGCTGGGTTCATTTACAATTTCATGCTGGACAGGCTTGGGTGCCTGAAAAACGAAGGAGGGTGTCTGCGCTCTTCTTGCCTCCTGCGGGCAATCATCCTCCCCCACACCTGGAGGACAACATGCTGTGCCCTGAGTGTGTGCACAG gAATAAAGTATTAATGAAAAGCCTGCAGTGA